From the genome of Hymenobacter cellulosilyticus, one region includes:
- a CDS encoding WbqC family protein: MRLAIMQPYLFPYLGYFQLLGAVDRFVMYDDVQFMLQGWINRNNILVGGKPLLFTLPLEGSSANRTIRETTVHTRLFPAWATKFLRTLQQNYSKAPHLAPVLDMVSQVFDQAAGKSIADVSLESIRQVHRYLGLPSEIVPTSAVYQNAHLSGPTRVLDICRQEKATQYINPINGRSLYTESAFDDAGVKLNFLQMENVPYKQLKGDFVPSLSVLDALMFNEPAAVHELLQAYTLV; this comes from the coding sequence ATGAGGCTAGCCATTATGCAGCCCTACCTGTTCCCGTACCTGGGCTATTTTCAGTTACTGGGGGCGGTAGACCGGTTCGTGATGTATGATGACGTGCAGTTTATGCTGCAGGGCTGGATTAACCGCAATAATATTCTGGTAGGCGGCAAGCCACTGTTGTTTACGCTGCCGCTGGAAGGCAGCAGTGCCAACCGTACCATCCGCGAAACGACGGTGCATACCCGGCTGTTTCCGGCCTGGGCAACCAAGTTTTTGCGGACGCTGCAGCAGAACTACAGCAAAGCTCCGCATCTGGCACCGGTGCTCGACATGGTAAGCCAGGTTTTCGACCAGGCAGCCGGCAAGTCTATTGCGGACGTGTCCCTGGAAAGCATTCGGCAGGTGCACCGGTATCTGGGGCTGCCCAGTGAAATAGTGCCCACCTCGGCCGTGTACCAGAATGCTCACCTGAGCGGCCCGACCCGGGTGCTGGACATATGCCGGCAGGAAAAAGCCACGCAGTACATCAACCCCATCAACGGGCGCAGCTTGTACACGGAATCAGCGTTTGACGACGCCGGTGTCAAGCTCAACTTCCTGCAGATGGAGAACGTACCCTACAAACAGCTGAAAGGAGACTTTGTACCTTCCTTATCCGTGCTGGACGCGCTGATGTTCAATGAGCCAGCTGCCGTGCATGAATTGCTGCAAGCCTATACGCTGGTTTAA